In Vibrio cyclitrophicus, one genomic interval encodes:
- a CDS encoding antibiotic biosynthesis monooxygenase, whose product MSKLTIIATIVSKEDKTELVKSEMIKLIDKTRVEDGCINYDLHQDNSNPAHFVFHENWESEAHLEKHLASQHIADYMTATEDCIETFVLNKMTHIA is encoded by the coding sequence ATGAGCAAACTGACTATTATTGCAACTATCGTCTCTAAAGAAGACAAAACTGAACTTGTTAAATCAGAGATGATTAAATTGATCGACAAAACCCGTGTTGAAGACGGCTGTATTAACTACGATCTACACCAAGATAACAGTAACCCTGCTCACTTCGTTTTTCATGAGAACTGGGAGTCTGAAGCTCATCTGGAGAAACACTTAGCGAGCCAACACATCGCCGATTACATGACAGCGACTGAAGATTGTATCGAAACCTTTGTGCTTAATAAAATGACGCACATTGCCTAA
- the mngA gene encoding PTS 2-O-a-mannosyl-D-glycerate transporter subunit IIABC, with amino-acid sequence MKLTTLTNKSLVNLQTTFSSREEAIYALADHLDQQGKLHNKQEYLDAVFAREEQGPTALGEGLAVPHGKTDAVKEAGFAVATLKEDMKWKGLDEDEDVNLIFLIAIPNAEAGSTHMHLLTALTTTLVDDDVREAVLKATTAEEIFALLDGDNQQEEKQDNLDTNAPTIVCVTACPAGIAHTYMAAEYLEKAGKKLGYKVHVEKQGANGIEDRLTAEQLNNAVACVFAAEVAIKESERFNGIPRVETPVAEPIKHGERILNEAIEESKKGNGAERKVATDDKPKKLPLKTELKQALLSGISYAVPLIVAGGTVLAVAVLIAQIFDLQELYATKDSWLWMYRKLGGGLLGTLMVPVLAAYTAYSLADKPALGPGFAAGIAANIIGSGFLGGVVGGLIAGYVMRWVKEHVRLGPAFNGFLTFYLYPVIGTLVAGSLMLFVIGKPVAFLNQGLTDWLNGMSGTNALLLGAILGLFVSFDLGGPVNKAAYAFCLGAMANGVYGPYAIFGSVKMVSAFTVTASTMIAPRLFKDFEIETGKSTWLLGLAGITEGAIPMAIEDPIRVIGSFLLGSVVTGAMVGAAGIGLSTPGAGIFSIFLLHDSGLGAFSAAAIWFGAAIVGTVISTITLLMWRGHAVKKGKFEASTATQN; translated from the coding sequence ATGAAACTTACTACTCTAACGAATAAGTCGCTCGTAAATCTGCAAACTACGTTTAGCAGTCGAGAAGAAGCGATTTACGCACTTGCTGACCATCTGGATCAGCAAGGCAAACTGCATAACAAGCAAGAGTATCTTGATGCAGTATTTGCTCGTGAAGAGCAAGGCCCGACAGCGCTTGGTGAAGGCCTAGCTGTACCGCACGGCAAGACTGACGCGGTTAAAGAAGCTGGCTTCGCTGTCGCAACGCTTAAAGAAGACATGAAATGGAAAGGCTTGGACGAAGACGAAGATGTCAATCTTATCTTCCTAATTGCGATTCCAAATGCAGAAGCGGGTTCTACCCACATGCATCTGCTGACTGCACTGACAACTACATTGGTCGACGACGATGTTCGCGAAGCGGTATTAAAAGCGACAACGGCTGAAGAAATCTTTGCGCTTCTTGATGGCGACAATCAACAAGAAGAAAAACAAGACAACTTAGATACAAATGCACCGACAATTGTATGTGTTACTGCTTGCCCTGCAGGTATTGCTCATACCTATATGGCGGCAGAGTACCTAGAAAAAGCCGGCAAAAAGCTTGGCTACAAGGTTCATGTTGAAAAGCAGGGCGCAAACGGTATTGAAGATCGCTTAACTGCGGAACAACTTAATAATGCTGTGGCGTGTGTGTTTGCTGCTGAAGTAGCGATTAAAGAATCTGAGCGTTTTAATGGCATTCCTCGTGTTGAAACCCCAGTTGCAGAACCGATTAAGCACGGTGAACGCATTCTTAATGAAGCGATTGAAGAGTCGAAAAAAGGTAACGGTGCAGAACGTAAAGTTGCTACCGATGACAAACCGAAGAAACTGCCGTTGAAAACTGAGCTTAAACAAGCACTGCTTTCTGGTATTTCTTACGCGGTTCCTCTTATCGTTGCTGGTGGTACTGTTCTTGCGGTTGCTGTTCTTATCGCGCAAATTTTTGACCTGCAAGAGCTCTACGCAACAAAAGATTCTTGGCTATGGATGTATCGCAAACTAGGTGGCGGCCTACTGGGTACATTGATGGTGCCAGTACTGGCGGCTTACACAGCTTACTCACTAGCAGACAAACCGGCACTTGGCCCTGGCTTTGCCGCGGGTATTGCAGCAAACATCATTGGCTCTGGCTTCCTAGGCGGTGTTGTTGGTGGTTTGATTGCTGGTTACGTGATGCGTTGGGTGAAAGAGCATGTTCGCTTAGGCCCTGCGTTTAACGGTTTCCTTACTTTCTACCTTTACCCTGTGATTGGTACTTTGGTAGCGGGTAGCTTGATGCTGTTTGTTATCGGTAAACCTGTAGCGTTCCTAAACCAAGGTCTAACGGATTGGTTGAACGGTATGTCAGGCACCAATGCGCTGTTATTGGGTGCGATTCTTGGTCTGTTTGTATCATTCGACTTAGGTGGCCCTGTAAACAAAGCTGCTTACGCATTCTGCTTAGGTGCAATGGCGAACGGTGTTTATGGCCCATACGCAATCTTTGGCTCAGTAAAAATGGTATCGGCGTTCACTGTAACGGCTTCAACCATGATTGCTCCACGCCTATTCAAAGACTTTGAGATTGAAACCGGAAAATCGACATGGCTACTTGGCCTTGCGGGTATTACCGAAGGTGCAATCCCAATGGCGATTGAAGATCCAATCCGTGTAATCGGCTCATTCTTACTAGGCTCTGTGGTTACAGGTGCAATGGTTGGCGCGGCAGGTATTGGTTTATCGACTCCGGGTGCAGGTATCTTCTCTATCTTCTTGTTACACGATTCTGGTTTGGGCGCATTCTCTGCTGCTGCAATCTGGTTCGGTGCTGCGATTGTCGGCACAGTAATTTCAACGATTACTCTTCTGATGTGGCGTGGTCACGCTGTAAAAAAGGGTAAGTTTGAAGCAAGTACTGCAACACAGAACTAA
- the mngB gene encoding mannosylglycerate hydrolase, whose product MTTSRVHITPHMHWDREWYFTTEESRILLVNNMEEIMNRLESDPEYKYYVLDGQTAVLEDYFAIKPENTERVKALVEAGKLIIGPWYSQTDTMQVSGESIVRNMMYGIRDCMKFGDAMKIGYLPDSFSMSSQLPMIYNGFDITRAMFWRGCSERHGTNKTEFLWQSNDGSEVTAQVLPLGYAIGKYLPQDEEGLRARLDKYFPVLEKPSVTKDILLPNGHDQMPIQKDIFEVMDKLREIYPDREFSMNRFEEVFEKVEAARDQLDTIKGEFNDGKYMRVHRTISSTRMDIKLIHAEIENKIVNILEPLASIAWTLGFEYHHGLIEKMWKESMKNHAHDSIGCCCSDKVHAEILNRYILADDMATNLIHFYKRKIVDHMPDREGCDKLAMFNLSPYEREEVVNTTITIRAQEFSIFDENENPVEYFIQDKRQIDPGKVDRQIVHYGNYDPFMEFDIQIKRTVPAMGFTTLHIQANEKGAVKVAEQKDYLLENEYYRINVNDNGTLTIFDKETEQVFDQVLRLEDGSDDGDEYDYSPSRQEWLLYSDEFPVETSIDHQGFQSVANIAFRMNVPANLAEREERTGQHGFVEAQCQVVLKQGSRRIEVRMELDNQADDHRVRVLVPTPFVSETVVADNQFGCITRPTNDPAMAVWEEEKWKEAPVPVYQLMNFAALENGKAGMAIMSNGLREFEVIASQGDENRDTFALTLFRGIGVLGKEELLLRPGRPSGIKIPTPDSQVRGKLVCEFTLCGFSGNHIDANIMAQARDNVTQIECYNKIPYNAMKLNVGEQNLPMNFSLLSKQQAGAVLSVLKKAEDEDALIMRVYNPAETGSVSDSISFTQAVSSWKETSMDERVREGDVAAETFGELASCQAKTFQIKF is encoded by the coding sequence ATGACTACATCACGCGTACATATTACTCCACACATGCACTGGGATCGTGAATGGTATTTCACAACAGAAGAGTCTCGTATTCTTCTTGTGAACAACATGGAAGAAATCATGAACCGTCTGGAGAGTGATCCAGAATACAAATACTACGTTCTAGATGGTCAAACAGCCGTTCTAGAAGATTATTTCGCGATCAAACCAGAGAACACAGAACGCGTAAAAGCATTGGTTGAAGCGGGCAAGCTTATTATTGGTCCTTGGTATTCTCAAACCGACACAATGCAAGTTTCTGGCGAGTCGATTGTACGTAACATGATGTATGGCATTCGTGACTGTATGAAATTTGGCGATGCAATGAAGATTGGTTACCTACCAGATTCATTCAGCATGAGTTCTCAACTGCCGATGATCTACAACGGCTTCGACATTACACGTGCAATGTTCTGGCGTGGTTGTTCAGAGCGTCATGGCACCAACAAAACAGAATTCTTATGGCAATCAAACGACGGCAGTGAAGTAACGGCACAAGTACTTCCACTGGGTTACGCGATTGGTAAATACCTTCCGCAAGATGAAGAAGGTCTACGTGCTCGTTTAGATAAGTACTTCCCAGTGCTAGAAAAACCATCGGTAACAAAAGACATCCTATTGCCAAATGGCCACGATCAAATGCCGATTCAAAAAGACATCTTTGAAGTGATGGACAAGCTTCGTGAAATCTATCCAGATCGCGAATTCTCAATGAACCGCTTTGAAGAAGTATTCGAAAAAGTAGAAGCAGCACGCGATCAACTCGACACAATCAAAGGCGAATTCAACGACGGTAAATACATGCGTGTTCACCGTACGATTTCTTCGACGCGTATGGACATCAAACTGATCCATGCAGAAATCGAAAACAAGATTGTAAACATCTTAGAGCCTCTAGCATCCATCGCTTGGACATTAGGTTTCGAATACCACCATGGTTTGATTGAGAAAATGTGGAAAGAGAGCATGAAGAACCACGCTCATGACTCGATTGGTTGCTGCTGTTCTGACAAGGTACACGCTGAAATCCTAAACCGTTACATCCTTGCTGACGACATGGCGACAAACCTAATCCACTTCTACAAGCGTAAGATTGTCGACCATATGCCGGATCGCGAAGGTTGCGACAAACTGGCGATGTTTAACCTTTCTCCGTACGAGCGTGAAGAAGTGGTGAACACAACCATCACTATCCGTGCTCAAGAATTTTCTATCTTTGACGAAAACGAAAACCCAGTTGAGTACTTCATTCAAGACAAGCGCCAAATTGACCCAGGTAAAGTAGACCGTCAAATCGTTCACTACGGTAACTACGACCCATTCATGGAGTTTGATATTCAAATCAAACGCACTGTGCCAGCGATGGGCTTCACCACGTTACACATTCAAGCTAACGAGAAGGGCGCAGTAAAAGTTGCTGAGCAAAAAGACTATTTACTAGAGAACGAATACTACCGAATCAATGTAAACGACAACGGTACTCTGACTATTTTCGATAAAGAGACAGAGCAAGTATTCGACCAAGTACTTCGTTTAGAAGACGGTTCTGATGACGGCGATGAGTACGATTACTCTCCATCTCGTCAAGAGTGGCTGTTGTACTCAGATGAATTCCCGGTAGAAACATCGATTGACCACCAAGGCTTCCAATCGGTAGCGAACATCGCTTTCCGTATGAACGTGCCTGCAAACCTGGCAGAGCGTGAAGAACGCACGGGTCAACACGGTTTTGTGGAAGCGCAATGCCAAGTGGTACTAAAACAAGGCTCTCGCCGCATCGAAGTTCGCATGGAGCTAGACAACCAAGCCGACGACCACCGTGTACGTGTGCTAGTACCAACGCCATTCGTTTCTGAAACTGTCGTTGCAGATAACCAGTTCGGTTGCATTACTCGCCCGACCAACGACCCTGCTATGGCGGTTTGGGAAGAAGAGAAGTGGAAAGAAGCGCCAGTTCCTGTGTATCAATTAATGAACTTTGCAGCGCTAGAAAACGGCAAAGCAGGCATGGCGATCATGTCGAATGGTCTGCGTGAATTTGAGGTGATTGCATCTCAAGGTGACGAAAACAGAGATACGTTCGCACTGACACTGTTCCGTGGTATCGGCGTGTTGGGTAAAGAAGAGCTATTGCTTCGTCCGGGTCGTCCTTCTGGTATCAAGATCCCGACACCAGATTCACAAGTGCGCGGAAAGTTAGTATGTGAATTCACACTGTGTGGCTTCTCTGGTAATCACATTGACGCGAACATCATGGCGCAAGCACGTGACAATGTCACTCAAATCGAATGCTACAACAAGATCCCTTACAACGCGATGAAGCTTAATGTGGGTGAGCAAAACCTACCAATGAACTTCAGCTTGCTATCGAAGCAACAAGCAGGTGCGGTACTAAGCGTTCTTAAGAAAGCTGAAGACGAAGATGCGTTGATCATGCGTGTCTACAACCCAGCAGAAACGGGTTCAGTATCGGATTCAATCTCTTTCACTCAAGCGGTTTCAAGCTGGAAAGAGACAAGCATGGACGAGCGCGTTCGTGAAGGTGATGTAGCGGCAGAAACCTTCGGTGAATTGGCATCTTGCCAAGCAAAAACATTCCAAATCAAATTCTAA
- a CDS encoding GntR family transcriptional regulator, translated as MARLPMYRQIADAIREKISSGEYKVGEALPTEAQLREVFSVSRVTVRQALKLLIENDELESIQGSGTYVKENKINYDIYKQSSFQEKWAHLDVVTHSEVLAFEMKPCSLAMSEHLDIKEGELVFYVKRVRFIDNNPITVEETWLPVALFPDLTYQVMQTSKYDFIENTKGMVIDRSEQELVPILPPEDVAKQLGIDPAQPIIEKRTRGYLANNTVFEYSRNYFTSNDYRFTLVARRQR; from the coding sequence ATGGCAAGACTCCCTATGTATCGCCAAATCGCCGATGCAATAAGAGAAAAGATCAGTTCTGGTGAATATAAAGTTGGAGAAGCACTTCCAACAGAAGCACAGCTACGTGAAGTCTTTTCTGTCAGCCGTGTCACCGTAAGACAAGCACTGAAACTACTGATCGAAAACGATGAGCTTGAAAGCATTCAAGGCAGCGGCACTTACGTCAAAGAGAACAAGATCAATTACGACATCTACAAACAGTCGAGCTTTCAAGAAAAGTGGGCGCATTTGGATGTGGTTACACACAGTGAAGTTCTGGCCTTTGAAATGAAGCCGTGTTCTTTAGCGATGTCTGAACATTTAGATATCAAAGAAGGCGAATTGGTTTTCTACGTAAAGCGCGTTCGTTTCATAGATAACAATCCAATCACGGTTGAAGAAACTTGGTTACCTGTTGCCCTATTCCCAGATCTCACCTATCAAGTGATGCAGACATCAAAGTACGACTTTATTGAGAACACCAAAGGCATGGTGATTGATAGAAGTGAGCAAGAACTGGTGCCGATTCTTCCACCTGAAGACGTTGCTAAACAGTTAGGTATTGACCCAGCTCAGCCTATCATTGAAAAACGTACTCGCGGTTACCTCGCCAATAACACGGTGTTTGAATACAGCCGTAACTACTTCACATCTAACGATTACCGATTCACTTTGGTCGCGAGACGCCAAAGATAA
- a CDS encoding DUF481 domain-containing protein, protein MPVFAEEVEEVELEGDVVLSEGSDLQEEAQESPFTTLTKLGFIYSQNTSSSLSINSGISVGYKKENWGQRVQFDTYYTDAENDEDGTNRYTTNYGISYDLNEVTYLVATTRFEHDHFGTYRKQFITATGLGRHFYDTERIKLQGSAGPGYRISQRQSSDEEFPNKENYELIVNASVDGSLTITETFSMGATANMAYGEENTNYNLKGYLKNILMGNLALTFDTEYIYNTTVASDQSNAEIYSSMNLNYDF, encoded by the coding sequence ATGCCCGTATTTGCCGAAGAAGTTGAAGAAGTGGAACTCGAGGGCGACGTCGTATTAAGCGAAGGTTCTGACTTACAAGAAGAAGCTCAAGAATCCCCTTTTACAACCCTGACCAAACTCGGGTTTATCTACTCACAAAACACCAGTTCATCTTTGTCTATCAACTCTGGCATATCTGTTGGATACAAAAAAGAGAACTGGGGCCAACGAGTTCAGTTTGATACCTACTATACCGATGCTGAAAACGATGAAGACGGCACCAATCGCTATACCACCAACTATGGCATCAGCTATGACTTGAACGAAGTCACCTATTTGGTCGCGACAACACGTTTTGAACACGACCACTTTGGTACTTATCGTAAGCAATTTATAACAGCTACAGGATTGGGTCGCCACTTTTATGATACTGAAAGAATCAAACTTCAAGGCTCTGCTGGTCCGGGTTACCGAATCAGTCAACGCCAATCCTCCGATGAAGAGTTCCCGAACAAAGAGAACTATGAGCTGATCGTGAATGCCAGTGTTGATGGCTCTCTGACGATCACAGAAACGTTTTCTATGGGGGCAACGGCTAACATGGCTTACGGTGAAGAGAACACCAATTACAACCTCAAAGGCTATCTAAAGAACATATTGATGGGCAATTTAGCTCTGACTTTTGATACCGAATACATCTACAACACCACTGTCGCATCAGACCAAAGTAACGCCGAAATCTACAGCTCAATGAACCTCAACTACGATTTCTAA
- the manA gene encoding mannose-6-phosphate isomerase, class I, with translation MSLFKLDNVIQNYAWGSKDSINQLFGIVNPNQEPQAEIWMGAHPNGCSKIGDTGESLSHMIDENKIDVLGGYTASRFGELPFLFKVLAAETPLSIQVHPNKRKSELGFERENALGIPLNASNRNYKDPNHKPELVYALTFYKAMNGFRPIDDIIALFEEAEIPSLVIELNVLKANADSDSLKSFFSAIMSLEGDRKESALNELYAAHARSAKTVMGREALQYSKEFKQHYPGDIGLFAPLMLNTVELAPGEAMFLFAETPHAYVQGTGLEIMANSDNVLRAGLTPKYIDVPELIDNTIFEPIKPEDIRLKPVLKEGKMSYPIPVDDFGFDILSATDESKSQYLRSAEILFCVEGEAAVTSEGRTVSLKPGESVFVSSNSSVYQYQGNGILARAFN, from the coding sequence ATGTCTCTATTTAAACTCGACAACGTTATTCAAAACTACGCATGGGGAAGCAAAGACTCCATTAATCAACTTTTTGGTATTGTGAACCCAAACCAAGAACCTCAAGCAGAAATTTGGATGGGTGCTCACCCTAATGGTTGCTCAAAAATAGGCGATACCGGTGAGTCGCTTTCTCACATGATTGATGAAAATAAAATCGATGTCTTAGGCGGGTATACGGCGTCACGTTTCGGTGAATTACCTTTCTTGTTCAAGGTGTTGGCCGCTGAAACACCGTTGTCGATTCAGGTTCACCCAAATAAGCGCAAATCTGAGTTAGGTTTTGAGCGAGAGAATGCACTTGGCATCCCTTTGAATGCGTCTAATCGTAATTACAAAGATCCAAACCACAAACCTGAACTTGTTTATGCGTTGACGTTCTACAAAGCGATGAATGGCTTTCGTCCAATCGACGATATTATTGCGTTGTTCGAAGAAGCGGAGATTCCTTCGTTAGTGATTGAGCTTAATGTACTTAAAGCTAATGCCGACAGTGATTCTCTGAAGTCTTTCTTTAGCGCAATTATGTCGCTTGAGGGTGACCGCAAAGAGTCTGCGCTTAATGAGCTTTATGCGGCGCATGCGCGATCAGCTAAAACGGTCATGGGGCGTGAAGCTCTGCAATACAGCAAAGAGTTCAAACAACATTATCCGGGTGATATTGGTTTGTTTGCACCATTGATGCTTAACACGGTTGAACTGGCACCGGGTGAAGCGATGTTCCTGTTCGCAGAAACCCCACACGCTTATGTTCAAGGTACGGGTTTAGAGATTATGGCAAACTCAGACAACGTATTACGTGCTGGCCTCACACCCAAATACATAGACGTTCCTGAGCTTATCGACAACACAATCTTTGAGCCGATTAAGCCAGAAGATATCCGCCTTAAGCCTGTATTGAAAGAGGGCAAGATGAGCTATCCGATTCCAGTGGATGATTTTGGCTTTGATATCCTATCTGCGACCGATGAGAGTAAGTCACAGTATTTACGTAGCGCAGAGATCTTGTTCTGTGTGGAAGGAGAGGCAGCCGTGACTTCAGAGGGACGTACAGTTTCTCTTAAGCCTGGAGAGTCGGTCTTTGTAAGTAGTAATTCAAGTGTTTACCAATATCAAGGGAATGGCATTTTGGCTCGTGCTTTTAACTAG
- a CDS encoding glycerate kinase, whose translation MKIVIAPDSFKESLDAHQVASCIERGFADVFPHAEFVKMPLADGGEGTVDVLLEALNGNKQSLQTTDPIGRECTAYWASLEQTFDGTKVKTALLEFAQASGLDRLTVGERAPLTASSFGTGLLIKDALDQGVEQIIIGLGGSATNDAGAGILQALGGKLLDKQGNELSGGGAELSQLASIDLDGLHPRCKEVAFVVACDVNNPLCGESGASAVFGPQKGASQTQVQQLDTAIGHFADIAQAHTGVNHRDSKGFGAAGGTPLGLSLAFNIQIKAGIEMVLDALDADKVLEGASLVVTGEGQMDNQTLQGKTPFGIAQRALKQNIPTIGIAGSLGKDVEKLYDSMSSLFGTVRSPQSLDQVLLEANQNLTRTARNIAATLKLGGQIFNEK comes from the coding sequence ATGAAAATTGTAATTGCCCCTGATTCATTTAAAGAATCACTCGACGCTCATCAAGTTGCGTCTTGCATTGAGCGTGGATTTGCCGACGTTTTCCCTCATGCAGAGTTTGTGAAAATGCCACTCGCCGATGGCGGAGAAGGCACGGTAGATGTGTTGCTAGAAGCGCTCAATGGTAACAAGCAAAGCTTGCAAACGACGGATCCAATCGGTCGTGAATGTACGGCTTATTGGGCATCGTTAGAGCAGACTTTTGATGGAACTAAGGTGAAAACTGCCTTGTTGGAATTTGCTCAAGCGTCGGGCTTAGACCGATTAACGGTAGGAGAAAGAGCACCTTTAACCGCATCTTCGTTTGGCACAGGGCTATTGATTAAAGATGCTTTAGATCAAGGCGTTGAACAAATCATTATCGGCTTGGGCGGTAGCGCAACCAACGATGCAGGTGCTGGCATTTTACAAGCGTTGGGAGGCAAGTTATTAGACAAGCAAGGCAACGAGTTATCTGGTGGCGGCGCCGAATTAAGTCAGCTAGCAAGCATCGATCTTGATGGGCTGCACCCGAGATGCAAAGAAGTTGCGTTCGTGGTCGCTTGCGATGTGAATAATCCACTGTGTGGCGAAAGCGGAGCAAGTGCCGTTTTTGGTCCTCAGAAAGGGGCGTCACAAACTCAAGTTCAACAACTGGATACTGCCATTGGGCACTTTGCCGATATCGCTCAAGCCCATACAGGCGTTAATCATCGCGACAGCAAGGGTTTTGGTGCTGCTGGTGGCACACCGTTAGGCCTAAGCCTAGCGTTTAATATCCAAATTAAAGCGGGTATCGAGATGGTACTGGATGCGTTGGATGCGGATAAGGTACTTGAAGGCGCTTCACTGGTCGTGACTGGAGAAGGGCAGATGGATAACCAAACTCTGCAAGGAAAAACACCTTTTGGTATCGCACAGCGAGCTCTTAAGCAGAACATTCCAACCATTGGTATTGCTGGCTCTTTGGGCAAAGACGTTGAAAAGCTTTATGACTCAATGTCTAGCTTATTTGGAACCGTACGTTCACCTCAGTCATTAGACCAAGTTTTATTAGAAGCGAATCAAAACCTGACTCGTACTGCCCGTAATATCGCCGCCACGCTAAAGCTTGGCGGACAGATTTTTAATGAGAAGTAA
- a CDS encoding endonuclease/exonuclease/phosphatase family protein, with amino-acid sequence MKMLKTSLALAISTTLLFGCGDETTNNYYPQEPTVPSSTEAKIAVFNLSFDRYTYEDLVAEMKLTKPEQDALVEGWENDTLSEEAKATALKVIQIRNVAAIIQTERPEVIMMAEFNNDGTAENNDALIGFRLNYLSVSQNSNSFDQDGTQLDPIVFQYFANFATNTGLLNEFGFDLDNDGNPGQLPGDAWGFGTYHGQYAFALMSMYEIDHDNIRTFQKFKWSDMPSATMPTITNCNDSWNPIPDGMECGDDWYTAEEWAEVRLSSKNHVDAPILIPQEDGTSETIHLLMSHPTPPIFDTGKNKVQNADEVNFWVDYIEGQSYMYDDKGVTGGLSTDAKFVVMGDLNADPLKGDGDLTAINALMDHDKVNRLATFGPLAPASLGGPECLALGECKEANWDTPYPGQVTSTSGLRLDHVVPSENLTISDSGIYWPATFEDGRLLMNDERVGNYGNGKDISSDHRMVWIKAEINN; translated from the coding sequence ATGAAAATGTTAAAAACATCACTAGCGCTAGCAATCTCTACTACCCTTTTATTCGGCTGCGGTGACGAAACAACTAATAACTACTACCCTCAAGAACCAACCGTACCATCTTCTACAGAAGCTAAAATCGCCGTATTCAACCTGTCTTTTGACCGTTATACCTACGAAGATCTTGTAGCTGAAATGAAACTGACTAAGCCAGAGCAAGACGCATTGGTTGAAGGCTGGGAAAATGATACTTTGTCTGAAGAAGCCAAAGCCACCGCTCTTAAAGTAATCCAGATTCGTAACGTCGCTGCAATCATCCAGACTGAACGCCCAGAAGTAATCATGATGGCGGAGTTTAACAACGATGGTACAGCTGAAAATAACGATGCTCTTATCGGTTTCCGCTTGAACTACCTATCTGTATCTCAAAATTCAAATAGCTTTGATCAAGACGGCACTCAGTTAGATCCAATCGTATTCCAGTACTTTGCCAACTTCGCGACCAACACTGGCCTTTTAAACGAATTTGGTTTTGACCTAGATAATGACGGTAATCCGGGACAACTACCAGGCGATGCATGGGGCTTTGGTACCTACCACGGACAATATGCGTTCGCTCTAATGTCTATGTATGAAATTGATCACGACAACATTCGTACTTTCCAAAAGTTCAAATGGAGCGATATGCCTTCGGCTACCATGCCAACTATCACCAACTGTAACGATTCTTGGAACCCTATCCCAGATGGCATGGAGTGTGGTGACGACTGGTATACTGCTGAAGAGTGGGCAGAAGTTCGCCTTTCTTCTAAAAACCACGTTGATGCACCAATCCTAATCCCTCAAGAAGACGGTACCTCAGAGACGATTCACCTACTTATGTCTCACCCAACGCCACCTATTTTCGACACGGGTAAGAACAAGGTTCAAAATGCAGATGAAGTTAATTTCTGGGTCGATTACATCGAAGGTCAAAGCTACATGTACGACGATAAAGGCGTGACTGGCGGATTAAGTACAGACGCTAAATTCGTTGTTATGGGCGACCTTAACGCTGACCCTCTTAAAGGTGATGGTGATTTGACAGCAATCAATGCACTGATGGACCACGACAAAGTTAACCGGTTAGCGACGTTCGGTCCATTAGCACCTGCCAGCCTTGGTGGCCCAGAATGTCTAGCTCTTGGCGAATGTAAAGAAGCAAACTGGGATACTCCATACCCTGGTCAAGTGACCAGCACGAGCGGACTACGCCTTGATCATGTTGTACCATCAGAAAATCTAACGATTTCAGACTCTGGTATTTACTGGCCAGCAACGTTCGAAGACGGCCGTCTATTAATGAATGACGAACGTGTAGGTAATTACGGAAACGGTAAGGACATATCTTCTGACCACCGTATGGTTTGGATTAAAGCAGAAATCAACAACTAA